In the genome of Fluviispira vulneris, one region contains:
- a CDS encoding alpha/beta fold hydrolase: MRGFFKIIFKSTVIFFSTTSCVFAAEKKSPIILIHSEFLGPWSMELVAKELRSNGYSVIIPALPNLKNDSHISSVKSITFDDYVNTIVNELDKQNGKAILLGQGFSGTIISEAAEKRPEKIKTLIYLAGGLLPKDTSYYDIIINSDSLLKRNLIINDANGTITVNSDNLQETFAQDFSNENLKLIEKFNISSPMLPFLHRVVMSEEKSGKIPKYYIQTLRDNALPQSEQKYMYSNTQVKQVFSITSGHFPNLSQPQKVADIIKTINIIENNPVAKNTELKVTKDIIAATDNWERGFNLDAENKIAKNTISVYSEDAILQSIPVSFGNAEGKGNIQKYWQTVLNTGANNMKYLDRKVIVVDENTALLSSPWSMNKFKGIITLEKWIKKNNNWTLVEDNFEATEFLN; this comes from the coding sequence ATGAGAGGATTTTTTAAAATTATTTTCAAATCAACAGTAATATTTTTTAGTACGACTTCATGTGTTTTTGCTGCGGAAAAAAAATCTCCAATTATTTTAATCCACTCTGAATTCTTAGGACCTTGGTCTATGGAGCTTGTTGCTAAAGAATTACGCAGTAATGGTTATAGCGTTATTATACCTGCATTGCCTAATCTCAAAAATGATAGTCATATTTCTTCAGTTAAAAGCATAACCTTTGATGATTATGTCAATACAATTGTAAATGAATTGGACAAGCAGAATGGAAAGGCTATTTTATTAGGTCAAGGATTTTCTGGAACAATAATTAGTGAAGCTGCCGAAAAAAGACCAGAAAAAATAAAGACATTAATATATTTGGCAGGAGGTTTACTACCAAAAGATACATCCTATTATGATATTATTATAAATTCAGATTCTCTTTTAAAGAGAAATTTAATAATAAATGATGCCAATGGAACTATCACAGTAAATAGTGATAATTTACAAGAGACATTTGCTCAAGATTTTTCTAACGAAAATTTAAAACTCATTGAAAAATTTAATATTTCTAGTCCAATGCTACCTTTTCTACATAGAGTCGTAATGAGTGAAGAAAAATCTGGTAAAATACCAAAATATTATATTCAGACATTAAGAGATAATGCTCTTCCTCAAAGTGAGCAAAAATATATGTATTCTAACACCCAAGTGAAACAAGTATTTTCAATTACTTCAGGACATTTTCCTAATTTGTCCCAGCCTCAAAAAGTAGCAGATATTATTAAAACTATAAATATTATAGAAAATAATCCTGTTGCGAAGAATACTGAGCTCAAAGTCACAAAAGATATTATTGCTGCTACAGATAACTGGGAAAGAGGTTTCAATCTTGATGCAGAAAATAAAATTGCAAAAAATACTATCAGTGTTTACTCTGAAGATGCAATACTTCAGTCGATTCCAGTTTCCTTTGGAAATGCTGAGGGTAAAGGTAATATTCAGAAATATTGGCAAACTGTTTTAAATACTGGCGCTAATAATATGAAATATCTTGATAGAAAAGTTATTGTGGTAGATGAAAATACAGCATTATTAAGCTCACCTTGGTCTATGAATAAATTTAAAGGTATAATAACTTTGGAAAAATGGATTAAGAAGAATAATAATTGGACTCTAGTTGAAGACAATTTTGAGGCTACCGAGTTTTTAAATTAA
- a CDS encoding ATP-dependent Clp protease ATP-binding subunit, producing MAQQFLKNSTHRVNEIFQAGITEALNAQVKMLIPEFLLFALMEQKDSIALKIAVECKLDEVLVKTSIINGIYDSINQLQKKQETHFPHMRDATGMYGSPEVAYLLERADLERKNFGDAYISTGTLFLAFFDTRLNSRDILLKSGLIYEDTRKALLDLRGNHRVTNRDDEAKQSALSQYTRDITAMARRGELDPVSCRDNEIERVVQVLSRRKKNNPVLIGEPGVGKTVIIEGLAQRIVDLEVPDHLVGKRILSLEMADLVAGSKMHGEFEERLKAIKEEIIALEGQVILFIDEIHTVVGAGRTMGSLDASNILKGSLATGQLQCVGATTFKEYKQYIESDRALERRFQPIKVEEPSLESAKEILKSIAKKYEKHHQIHFSPDALDAAVELSNKYIFSRSLPDKAIDLIDEAGALKRIKVVSIPADIQKLEREKSKKELERSDYFNRQDFAMVANAQMELLTLENKITERRRQWGLEMKHEDRMVTAEDIATLVSKVTGIPVQRLQAEDLEKLAHIEDELAKRLIGQKHAIHSVANALRRNRIGLRERKAPIGSFFFLGPTGVGKTELAKALAEYVLNDEHRLLRFDMTEFMERHETSKLIGSPPGYVGYGEGGQLTEKIKRQPYSVLLFDEVEKAHPDVFNLFLQILDDGRLTDAEGQYVSFENTLIIFTSNIGSEYISENKRGVGLGDFNKDLSNSEVRDLVMAELKKSFKPEFLNRLDEVIVFEKLNKEDILQILELNLKHLSEKVKHQGLDLIINDDAKVFLAEKGFDPIYGARPLRRLLETEIENKIAQEIINKGKDKDSGLVNGKELKIELQKKPQSQLNVSIK from the coding sequence ATGGCTCAACAATTTCTGAAAAACTCGACCCATCGTGTAAATGAAATCTTTCAGGCAGGCATAACAGAAGCTCTCAATGCACAAGTAAAAATGCTAATTCCTGAATTCCTTTTATTTGCTCTGATGGAGCAAAAGGATTCCATTGCATTAAAAATTGCGGTTGAATGCAAACTAGATGAAGTTTTAGTTAAAACATCAATAATAAACGGAATATACGACAGTATTAACCAACTCCAGAAGAAACAAGAAACGCATTTTCCACACATGCGCGATGCAACAGGTATGTATGGTTCACCTGAAGTTGCATATCTCCTTGAACGAGCAGATCTCGAGAGAAAAAATTTTGGTGATGCTTATATCAGCACAGGTACTTTATTTCTGGCATTTTTTGATACGCGCTTAAACTCTAGAGATATCTTATTAAAATCAGGTCTTATTTATGAAGATACCCGAAAGGCACTGCTTGACCTGCGCGGCAATCACCGCGTTACGAATCGGGATGACGAAGCTAAACAAAGTGCTTTAAGTCAATATACCCGTGATATCACAGCAATGGCTCGGCGTGGAGAACTCGATCCCGTAAGCTGCCGGGACAATGAAATCGAAAGAGTCGTTCAAGTGCTTTCTCGCCGCAAGAAAAACAACCCCGTTCTTATCGGTGAGCCTGGGGTTGGAAAAACAGTCATTATTGAAGGATTGGCACAAAGAATCGTCGACCTCGAAGTTCCCGATCATCTTGTTGGCAAAAGAATTCTCAGTTTAGAAATGGCTGATCTTGTTGCTGGCAGTAAAATGCATGGAGAGTTTGAAGAAAGATTAAAAGCAATAAAAGAAGAAATCATTGCGCTCGAAGGACAAGTCATCTTATTTATCGATGAAATTCACACAGTGGTCGGAGCAGGAAGGACGATGGGTTCCCTTGATGCCTCGAATATATTAAAAGGCTCCTTGGCAACAGGGCAATTACAATGTGTTGGCGCAACAACTTTTAAAGAATATAAGCAATATATCGAAAGTGACAGAGCACTTGAACGTCGATTTCAACCCATCAAAGTTGAAGAACCTTCATTAGAAAGTGCAAAAGAAATATTAAAATCTATTGCAAAAAAATATGAAAAACATCATCAAATACATTTTAGTCCCGATGCTCTCGACGCTGCAGTTGAATTAAGTAACAAATATATTTTCAGTCGAAGCTTACCTGATAAAGCAATCGATTTAATTGATGAAGCCGGAGCTCTCAAAAGAATTAAAGTCGTCAGTATCCCTGCTGACATTCAAAAACTTGAAAGAGAAAAAAGTAAAAAAGAATTGGAGCGTAGTGATTATTTTAATCGCCAAGATTTTGCTATGGTTGCCAATGCACAAATGGAACTTCTCACTTTAGAAAACAAAATAACTGAACGCAGAAGGCAGTGGGGTCTCGAAATGAAACACGAAGATCGCATGGTCACTGCTGAAGACATTGCAACTTTAGTTTCTAAGGTAACAGGAATACCTGTTCAAAGATTACAAGCAGAGGATCTTGAAAAATTAGCTCATATAGAAGATGAACTGGCAAAAAGACTGATCGGACAAAAACATGCCATACATTCCGTGGCCAATGCGTTGCGTAGAAATAGAATTGGTTTGCGCGAGCGCAAAGCACCGATCGGCAGTTTCTTTTTTTTAGGACCAACGGGTGTGGGAAAAACAGAGTTAGCTAAAGCCTTGGCTGAATATGTATTAAACGATGAGCACCGTTTGTTACGTTTTGACATGACGGAGTTTATGGAAAGACATGAAACCTCAAAATTGATCGGCTCTCCTCCCGGTTATGTTGGCTATGGTGAAGGTGGACAATTGACCGAGAAAATCAAACGTCAACCTTACAGCGTTTTATTATTTGATGAAGTGGAAAAAGCGCATCCCGATGTGTTCAATTTATTTTTACAAATTCTAGACGATGGACGCCTGACCGATGCCGAAGGCCAATATGTGAGTTTTGAAAATACACTTATTATTTTTACAAGTAATATTGGCAGCGAATATATCAGTGAAAATAAAAGAGGGGTGGGCCTCGGTGATTTTAATAAAGACCTAAGCAATTCTGAAGTTCGCGATCTAGTCATGGCTGAACTTAAAAAATCTTTTAAACCCGAATTTTTAAATCGACTGGACGAAGTGATTGTCTTTGAAAAATTAAACAAAGAAGATATTTTGCAAATTCTTGAACTCAATCTTAAGCATTTATCCGAAAAAGTAAAACACCAAGGACTTGATTTAATCATAAATGATGATGCAAAAGTATTCTTGGCAGAAAAAGGTTTTGATCCCATTTATGGCGCTCGACCTTTGCGTAGATTACTCGAAACAGAAATAGAAAATAAAATCGCACAAGAAATTATTAATAAAGGCAAAGATAAAGATTCCGGACTTGTGAATGGTAAAGAATTGAAAATTGAATTACAAAAAAAGCCTCAATCTCAATTAAATGTCAGTATAAAATAA
- a CDS encoding chemotaxis protein, protein MAIYIAKSKKEERMLQIGSNKFELVDFRLKDYPIGAETTGPAQYEGIYGINIAKVREINKISQFTKMPNCHECIEGLLELREEAIPIVNLAKYLGYANHALRATDNIIICEFNGLVTGFVVHQAMRIRRISWEAILPPTRLIGREGGCVTGMHKLAKGQDNERDLMLLILDFEKIVAEINGETDALNRFTEDKLNNRVQGSNDETKTVLVVDDSMTARTQVELFLTQHGYRVITATDGEEGLFTLAALYEQAQKDGRELTDLVQVIVTDVEMPRMDGHAFTQTLKKDPRFNSLPIIMHTSLSGRANQETGKSLADEYVVKFNGEALIATVNRIWKKLMDKLESNRTDELTDDEDMAS, encoded by the coding sequence ATGGCAATTTATATCGCCAAGAGCAAAAAAGAAGAACGAATGCTGCAGATCGGGAGTAACAAGTTTGAACTTGTTGACTTCAGATTGAAAGATTATCCTATTGGCGCTGAAACCACCGGACCTGCTCAATATGAAGGTATTTATGGGATAAACATTGCAAAGGTTCGTGAAATTAACAAAATAAGTCAATTTACAAAAATGCCAAACTGTCATGAGTGTATTGAAGGCTTACTTGAACTGCGTGAAGAAGCTATCCCAATTGTAAATTTAGCAAAGTATTTAGGCTATGCTAATCATGCATTAAGAGCGACTGATAATATTATTATCTGTGAATTCAATGGCTTGGTAACTGGGTTTGTTGTTCATCAGGCTATGCGTATCCGTCGTATTTCTTGGGAAGCAATCTTGCCACCAACACGTCTGATCGGGCGTGAAGGGGGATGCGTCACTGGTATGCATAAACTCGCAAAAGGACAGGACAACGAGCGTGACCTTATGCTTCTTATCCTTGACTTTGAAAAGATTGTGGCTGAAATCAACGGCGAAACCGATGCCCTCAACCGCTTTACAGAAGATAAGTTGAACAACCGTGTTCAAGGCTCAAACGACGAAACAAAGACTGTTCTTGTTGTTGACGACAGTATGACTGCACGTACGCAAGTTGAACTTTTCTTAACGCAACATGGCTATCGTGTGATCACGGCAACGGATGGTGAAGAAGGCCTCTTTACATTGGCTGCACTGTACGAACAAGCACAAAAAGATGGAAGAGAACTCACAGATCTTGTGCAAGTTATTGTGACAGACGTTGAAATGCCTCGTATGGATGGCCACGCATTTACACAGACTTTAAAGAAAGATCCTCGTTTCAACTCTCTACCGATTATTATGCACACTTCACTTTCTGGTAGAGCAAATCAAGAAACAGGTAAGAGTTTGGCGGACGAATATGTTGTCAAATTCAATGGTGAAGCATTGATTGCGACAGTTAACCGTATTTGGAAAAAATTAATGGATAAATTAGAATCGAATAGAACCGATGAATTAACAGACGATGAAGATATGGCATCTTAG
- a CDS encoding ribose-phosphate pyrophosphokinase produces the protein MESELLIFSGNANHELAHKICQYLDVPIGTALIGRFSDGETRIEIESNVRGRDVFIIQPTCAPTNENVMELLIMIDALRRASAQRITAVIPYYGYSRQERKSAPRTPITAKLIADLLVSAGVNRILTIELHTGAIQGFFNLPVDHLFSKPVFVEHFSKMNLQNVITVSPDAGGVERARALAKVLGCGLAIVDKRRDRPGVSQVMNLIGDVKDKTAILVDDICDTAGSLTSAAAVLRERGAIKIYAAITHGVLSGPAISRLNDSCIEKLYITDTIPLSAEAKKCPKIEVLSVSELLGKAIRRIHNSDSISNLFI, from the coding sequence ATGGAAAGTGAACTCCTTATATTTTCAGGCAATGCAAATCATGAATTGGCTCATAAAATATGTCAATATCTAGATGTTCCAATTGGAACTGCTCTCATTGGTCGGTTTTCTGATGGAGAAACTCGTATTGAAATTGAAAGCAATGTGAGAGGGCGGGATGTCTTTATTATTCAGCCTACTTGTGCACCGACGAACGAAAATGTCATGGAACTTCTCATCATGATCGATGCCCTGAGACGAGCCAGTGCTCAGCGTATCACTGCGGTTATCCCATATTATGGGTACAGTCGCCAAGAACGCAAAAGTGCTCCAAGAACGCCGATTACGGCAAAATTGATTGCCGATCTTCTCGTCAGTGCTGGTGTAAACCGCATTCTTACCATAGAGCTCCACACGGGAGCTATTCAAGGCTTCTTTAACCTTCCGGTCGATCATCTCTTCAGTAAACCCGTCTTTGTTGAACACTTTAGTAAAATGAATTTACAAAATGTCATCACAGTTTCACCCGATGCAGGTGGTGTTGAGCGTGCAAGAGCACTCGCTAAAGTTTTGGGTTGCGGACTGGCCATAGTCGATAAGCGACGTGATCGCCCGGGAGTTTCACAAGTAATGAATTTAATTGGAGATGTTAAGGATAAAACCGCTATCCTCGTCGATGATATCTGTGACACAGCTGGATCATTGACTTCAGCGGCTGCCGTTCTAAGAGAAAGAGGAGCTATTAAAATTTATGCAGCCATAACCCATGGAGTTCTTTCTGGCCCTGCCATTTCCCGTTTAAATGATAGCTGTATAGAGAAACTTTATATCACCGATACCATTCCTTTAAGTGCTGAGGCTAAAAAGTGCCCTAAAATTGAAGTGTTAAGTGTATCTGAGCTTTTAGGTAAGGCAATTCGTCGTATTCACAACTCAGATTCTATCAGCAATCTTTTTATTTGA
- the cheB gene encoding chemotaxis-specific protein-glutamate methyltransferase CheB — translation MAVNVLIIDDSTTVCAMLTQMLTTAGFTVVGVGKNADEGLQLAGKLKPDVITLDIEMPGKSGLQILPQLQKVCDAAVIMCSTLTNQAASATLQSLEKGAFDYIPKTEIGKSFTPDMLKERVNNAYVYVIGKRKGEVAQYKPTVPVTSLPFMAPKAIVIGVSTGGPAALHKLFTMLPVMPVPIVVVQHMPAAFVASLAERIAQQSKHKTSVAKDDHTFVPGEVCFAPGDKHVVFKKIQNRLYCDLSEEPKNILHKPSADVLFQTAAEVMGKDLLAVVLTGMGRDGADGSKTVRLRGGMVLAESKSSCVVYGMPKSVIDAKTANFEFDLQDMAAAITKIVTGKILPPQST, via the coding sequence ATGGCAGTAAATGTTCTCATCATTGATGACTCAACTACAGTGTGTGCAATGTTAACTCAAATGTTGACAACAGCTGGATTTACTGTTGTGGGAGTTGGCAAAAATGCAGATGAAGGCTTACAACTCGCAGGGAAACTGAAACCGGATGTCATTACATTAGACATCGAAATGCCAGGGAAAAGCGGCTTACAAATCCTGCCACAATTACAAAAAGTGTGTGATGCAGCGGTCATTATGTGTTCTACATTAACCAATCAAGCCGCTTCTGCAACGCTCCAGTCCTTGGAAAAAGGTGCGTTTGACTACATTCCTAAAACAGAAATTGGTAAATCATTTACTCCAGATATGTTAAAAGAAAGAGTAAATAACGCTTATGTTTACGTGATTGGCAAACGTAAAGGGGAAGTTGCACAGTATAAGCCCACAGTGCCTGTGACTTCATTGCCATTTATGGCACCAAAGGCAATTGTGATTGGTGTTTCAACAGGCGGGCCTGCTGCGCTGCATAAGCTTTTTACGATGCTACCTGTTATGCCAGTGCCAATCGTTGTTGTTCAACATATGCCCGCAGCTTTCGTTGCTTCTTTAGCGGAACGCATTGCTCAACAATCCAAACACAAAACTTCAGTGGCGAAAGATGATCACACCTTTGTTCCAGGCGAAGTTTGCTTTGCTCCAGGTGATAAACACGTTGTTTTTAAGAAAATTCAAAATAGACTTTACTGCGATCTCAGCGAAGAACCCAAGAATATTCTCCACAAACCTTCTGCAGATGTTTTGTTTCAAACAGCCGCAGAAGTCATGGGCAAAGACCTCTTAGCAGTCGTTTTAACAGGTATGGGTCGCGATGGTGCCGATGGTTCAAAAACAGTGCGTTTGCGCGGTGGGATGGTCTTAGCTGAAAGTAAAAGCTCCTGTGTCGTTTATGGCATGCCAAAATCTGTGATTGACGCAAAAACAGCGAATTTTGAATTCGATTTACAAGATATGGCTGCAGCAATTACAAAAATTGTAACAGGCAAAATACTTCCGCCGCAGTCGACTTAA
- a CDS encoding TetR/AcrR family transcriptional regulator: protein MKNQIIQKLINEFRKFGYEGLSLRQISEATGLGKASLYHYFPSGKKEMALEVMKAASEWIKNDLDSLMDSDLLPEKKLEKLVNILSEFYQNGKNACLLDVMTIDNCSNNNFFIESKNILLNLTNIFYKMSKEFGHSEENAARKAQTALSLLQGALIQSRILEDNNIFAQQFLVIQSILQNK, encoded by the coding sequence TTGAAAAATCAGATAATACAGAAACTTATAAATGAATTCCGAAAGTTTGGCTATGAAGGCTTAAGCTTGAGGCAAATTTCAGAAGCAACTGGTTTAGGTAAAGCCAGTCTTTACCACTATTTTCCAAGTGGTAAAAAAGAAATGGCATTAGAAGTTATGAAAGCAGCAAGTGAATGGATAAAAAATGATTTAGACTCTCTGATGGATTCAGATCTTCTTCCTGAGAAAAAATTAGAAAAACTGGTAAATATTTTATCAGAATTTTATCAAAATGGAAAAAATGCTTGTTTACTTGATGTCATGACGATTGATAACTGTTCAAATAATAATTTTTTCATAGAGTCAAAAAATATTCTCCTAAATTTAACCAATATTTTTTATAAAATGTCAAAAGAATTTGGACATAGTGAAGAAAATGCTGCAAGAAAGGCACAAACAGCATTAAGTTTATTACAAGGCGCATTAATTCAGTCAAGAATTCTAGAAGATAATAATATTTTTGCACAGCAATTCTTAGTAATTCAAAGTATTTTACAAAATAAATAG
- a CDS encoding carboxypeptidase M32: MTQHEKFKILREQFAEITDLRAASSVLYWDQNTYMPPQGAESRGRQMATLRKVAHEKVASAQVEKLLDDLDGFEKDFPYESDEASFLRLARREFDLATKVPADFISEIVQHFSICYEAWIRAKDESNFKLIEPFLEKSVDHSHKYSQFFPHKHVLDPLIAEHDYGFTTESITNIFSELRSELVPFAKDIISEKKVEFEFLNKMYPKKIQQLFVEKILTEIGYDFSRGRLDLTHHPFMISFSRGDIRITNRYDENNFNDSLFGAIHELGHAFYELGNAKELDGNILFGGTSAGVHESQSRLWENIVGRSKEFWEYFYKDFQMLFPEQLKNVSLHTFYASINNVTPSLIRTEADEVTYNLHVMIRFDLEKQLLEGKLKVKDLPEAWNARYLSDLGVKVPNDSHGCLQDVHWFAGLVGGCFQGYTLGNLMSAQFFDVASAALPNLKNDIKNGNFAELQKWLIENIYCHGKKFTGPEILKKVTKKDLNIANYMNYLKRKFPIK; the protein is encoded by the coding sequence ATGACTCAACATGAAAAATTTAAAATATTAAGAGAGCAATTTGCTGAAATAACAGATTTGCGAGCAGCATCGTCGGTTTTGTATTGGGATCAAAATACTTACATGCCTCCTCAAGGAGCAGAATCAAGAGGGCGACAAATGGCGACTTTACGTAAGGTTGCCCATGAAAAAGTTGCAAGCGCACAAGTTGAGAAATTATTAGATGATTTAGATGGTTTTGAAAAAGATTTTCCCTATGAGTCAGATGAAGCTTCTTTTCTTCGTCTGGCACGGAGAGAATTTGATTTAGCAACAAAAGTTCCTGCCGACTTTATTTCGGAAATTGTTCAGCATTTTTCTATATGCTATGAGGCTTGGATAAGAGCAAAAGATGAAAGTAATTTTAAATTAATAGAGCCATTTTTAGAAAAATCTGTTGATCATTCTCATAAGTATTCTCAGTTTTTTCCGCATAAACACGTTTTAGACCCCTTAATTGCAGAGCATGATTATGGTTTTACTACAGAAAGTATCACAAATATTTTTTCTGAATTAAGATCAGAACTTGTACCATTTGCTAAAGATATAATATCTGAAAAAAAAGTGGAGTTTGAATTTTTAAATAAAATGTATCCAAAAAAAATTCAGCAGTTGTTTGTAGAGAAAATCTTAACTGAGATAGGTTATGATTTTTCACGTGGGCGCCTTGATCTTACTCATCATCCTTTTATGATCTCTTTTTCACGTGGAGATATTCGTATTACCAATCGGTATGATGAAAATAATTTTAACGATAGTCTTTTTGGTGCAATTCATGAATTGGGACATGCATTTTATGAATTGGGTAATGCAAAAGAATTGGATGGTAATATTCTTTTTGGAGGAACCTCTGCAGGAGTCCATGAAAGTCAATCGCGTCTATGGGAAAATATAGTTGGGAGAAGTAAGGAGTTTTGGGAATATTTTTATAAAGATTTTCAAATGCTTTTTCCAGAACAATTAAAAAATGTTTCGTTGCATACTTTTTATGCTAGCATTAATAATGTAACACCTTCTTTAATACGTACAGAAGCCGATGAAGTAACCTACAATTTACATGTGATGATTCGTTTTGACCTTGAAAAACAACTCTTAGAAGGGAAACTTAAGGTTAAAGATTTACCTGAAGCATGGAACGCTCGTTATTTAAGTGATTTGGGAGTTAAAGTCCCTAATGATTCACATGGTTGCTTGCAAGATGTGCATTGGTTTGCGGGATTGGTTGGTGGTTGTTTCCAAGGATATACTTTAGGTAACTTAATGAGCGCACAATTTTTTGATGTTGCATCCGCAGCTCTGCCAAATCTTAAAAATGACATTAAAAATGGAAATTTTGCCGAACTGCAAAAGTGGTTGATAGAAAATATTTATTGTCATGGAAAAAAATTTACAGGTCCTGAGATCTTAAAAAAGGTAACAAAGAAAGACTTAAATATCGCAAATTATATGAATTATCTTAAGAGAAAATTTCCTATCAAATAA
- a CDS encoding Crp/Fnr family transcriptional regulator, with protein MKKNPKGHSFKKFASFFPTLNEEEIELLYQSSSELSVKKEQNIFIAGEKSYSIYLIVSGCVKFTREFEKDKTIISSLAKEGDSFGVLEIFSKSPYFERTCTAITHCDYFAVPNVAIFGIAEKNPSLYFDFLKRLSSVSSRLYNRIEGVRYKSAKQRLASCFLDFSPYLKNKSLYKKALLSRSDFADLADMTPETVSRVFAELKRLGAVEGSISDFNILDQNILKEISEFNNLRN; from the coding sequence GTGAAAAAAAATCCAAAAGGACATTCATTTAAAAAGTTTGCCTCTTTTTTTCCAACACTCAACGAAGAAGAAATTGAATTATTATACCAAAGTTCTTCTGAGCTCTCTGTAAAGAAAGAGCAAAATATTTTTATTGCGGGAGAAAAATCTTATTCAATATATTTGATTGTTTCTGGTTGTGTAAAATTTACCCGTGAATTTGAAAAAGATAAAACAATTATCAGTTCTCTCGCAAAAGAAGGTGATAGTTTTGGAGTGCTCGAAATATTTTCAAAATCGCCTTATTTTGAAAGAACATGTACTGCAATAACTCATTGTGATTACTTTGCAGTACCGAACGTTGCCATTTTTGGCATTGCGGAGAAAAATCCCTCCTTATATTTTGATTTCTTAAAACGTTTAAGCAGCGTTTCTTCTCGCTTATACAATAGAATTGAAGGTGTACGTTACAAATCTGCAAAACAAAGGTTAGCTTCTTGTTTTCTAGATTTCTCGCCCTATTTGAAAAATAAATCGCTCTATAAAAAAGCCCTGCTGAGTCGCAGTGATTTTGCCGATTTGGCAGACATGACACCCGAAACAGTGAGTCGCGTGTTTGCAGAACTCAAACGTTTGGGGGCAGTTGAAGGTAGTATTTCTGATTTTAATATTCTTGATCAAAATATATTGAAAGAAATATCTGAATTTAATAATCTAAGAAATTAG
- the lspA gene encoding signal peptidase II, producing MQKDSSDILSAPVTIKSPKRSLLGFFFLCIGFILLDQSTKLWSEKHFLVSSSATDIRTYSPSSQHIFTLGSPINWLDFNTTYVRNTGAAWGFLGNLPENIRPYFFFILTIVAMIVILIFFFKTKADLTFTRLGIAFIFAGAAGNFIDRMWLHYVIDWIHVEWSLLSWQYDYPVFNIADCCVTIGVIILLIDTVREELQARKLRKLKKD from the coding sequence ATGCAAAAAGATTCCTCAGACATCCTCTCAGCTCCTGTTACGATAAAGTCTCCTAAACGTTCTTTGCTTGGTTTTTTCTTTTTGTGCATTGGTTTTATTTTATTGGATCAATCTACCAAACTTTGGTCTGAAAAACATTTTTTGGTAAGCTCATCTGCTACTGATATCCGCACTTATTCACCAAGCTCACAGCATATTTTTACACTGGGCTCTCCTATAAATTGGCTCGATTTTAACACAACTTATGTAAGAAATACAGGCGCAGCATGGGGGTTTCTAGGAAATTTACCAGAAAATATTCGACCATACTTCTTTTTTATCTTAACAATAGTTGCTATGATTGTTATCTTGATTTTCTTTTTTAAAACAAAAGCCGATCTGACATTCACACGCCTAGGTATTGCATTTATTTTTGCCGGGGCTGCAGGAAATTTCATAGACCGTATGTGGTTACATTATGTAATAGACTGGATTCATGTAGAATGGAGTTTATTGAGTTGGCAATACGATTATCCTGTTTTTAATATTGCTGATTGCTGTGTAACGATTGGGGTGATTATTCTTCTCATCGATACTGTGCGTGAAGAATTACAAGCAAGAAAATTAAGAAAACTCAAAAAAGATTGA